The following proteins come from a genomic window of Bos mutus isolate GX-2022 chromosome 23, NWIPB_WYAK_1.1, whole genome shotgun sequence:
- the TMEM14A gene encoding transmembrane protein 14A isoform X2, with protein sequence MDLIGFGYAALVTFGSILGYKRRGGVLSLIAGLFVGFLAGYGAYRVSNDKRDVKLSLFTAFFLATIMGVRFKRSKKIMPAGLVAGLSLLMILRLVLLLL encoded by the exons ATGGACCTGATTGGTTTTGGTTATGCAGCCCTGGTGACGTTCGGAAGCATTTTGGGATATAAGCGGAGAG gtGGTGTTCTGTCTCTGATTGCTGGTCTTTTTGTTGGATTTTTGGCTGGCTATGGAGCTTACCGTGTCTCCAATGACAAGCGAGATGTAAAGCTGTCACTGT TTACAGCTTTCTTCCTGGCCACCATAATGGGGGTGAGATTTAAGAGGTCCAAGAAAATCATGCCAGCTGGACTGGTTGCAGGTTTAAG CCTCTTGATGATCCTGAGACTTGTCTTACTGCTGCTTTGA
- the TMEM14A gene encoding transmembrane protein 14A isoform X1 encodes MDLIGFGYAALVTFGSILGYKRRGGVLSLIAGLFVGFLAGYGAYRVSNDKRDVKLSLFTAFFLATIMGVRFKRSKKIMPAGLVAGLSEHFLSGQFSHIWEVQVQGS; translated from the exons ATGGACCTGATTGGTTTTGGTTATGCAGCCCTGGTGACGTTCGGAAGCATTTTGGGATATAAGCGGAGAG gtGGTGTTCTGTCTCTGATTGCTGGTCTTTTTGTTGGATTTTTGGCTGGCTATGGAGCTTACCGTGTCTCCAATGACAAGCGAGATGTAAAGCTGTCACTGT TTACAGCTTTCTTCCTGGCCACCATAATGGGGGTGAGATTTAAGAGGTCCAAGAAAATCATGCCAGCTGGACTGGTTGCAGGTTTAAG TGAACATTTTTTAAGTGGCCAGTTCAGTCACATCTGGGAAGTTCAAGTACAGGGATCCTGA